ATGAACATGCGTATCGCCGCTGAAATAGCGTTCGGCGTTCATATTGCACCACCGTTTTAAGCGCAGCGTCAACTCGCGTTGTCCGGGTTTTATGTTGACGGTGGTTCGCAGCGGTGTGTATTCAAAGCCGCGAGCAACATCAACGATAACTTCTCCGCGCGGTAACCATCCCTGACAGGTGCCGTCAATATAGGCGTAACTAATCTGTCCGAGTCGCACATCACCCCCGACATCGACGTGCCATGTCCCCATGTTGGAATTGACGTGTGCATGGTGTCCGTGCGGTGCATACGGCACACCGTGCGGGGAACGGAAATGGACACGACACGGCACGGGTCTGTTCGTATCCTCGTCAATCACGGTGGTATGCACCCAGTTCCTGCCGGAGTCGATGACTTCTACCTTCACCCGTTCGTTGGGTTGAACGACCCCTTTTTCTTCAACTTCGCCCCAATTGACAGTGCCGAGCGTCTCACCTTGGTTTTTGACTTCAACGCTTGCGGAGGGAGTCGCGGATACTTCAACATACGCCGGACTGCTTTTGTTGTTTTGGGATTCACCCCACCCCTTGAAATCGTCATCAATAAAGGCATCGGGCGCGTTTTCTGGCAACGGATACGGATAGGTTGCAACGCCACGGTCAACATTAACTTCCATATCAAAAGGTTTGTCGGCATCCTGAGATTGAGGAAGCGTGATTTTGACTTCGCGGCGCGGACGGCGCGGGATCGGGTTCTCGTCAAGATAACCGAGCGTAATTGCTGCAACAATAAAACGCCGTTCTTGCGGTTGGATTTCAATTGATGCGATTTCAACGCCATCTCTGGGATTCTTCCATATCCACAAATAGTAGTCGCGCGGCGTCCCTTGGCTCACTTCTGTTTGTCGGTTGCCAGCGGATCCCCAAGGTCCCTCGTGTCGTGGCGACAAACTTTCCTGTCGGTCCGGTATAGCAAGGAACGTCTGTTGCCCCCACCCCTGTGGCACACTGCCGATCTCAAAGCGTTCTCGAATTGGGATACTCACCGTTTCACCATCAGTGTAACGGAAAACATAATTGGCAATAAGTCTGCCGATCGGTTCGCCTTCAGGAATGCGTGACTCCAGCAGACGATGCACAAAGATAACACACTTCGGATTCGCACCGACTGGAACTTGGATGGGGTCGGTGTTAACACCTTCGCCGAATCCCAGAAAACATTTTTCACCTTCAGAGATATTGAACGGAAGCCCGTGAAATGTTTGCTGTCCCACTGTTGGCACTGTGTTAGCACCGATTATTTCTGCGTCAACATTACATAATTTGGAAAGAGAAATGGGCTGATAGTCTTGCATTTTTTAAATTTTCCTTGCGGAGAAACAACGGGCGTTTGAACTTTGACGTGTGTTGCTCATATCTGAAGAAACACCCAAGCAAAAACCCCTCCACTTCGTTACGGGCTACGGGTTTTGATGCTATCTTAAAAAGTAAAGGGCGTGAGACAACCGACAACTGAAAACTACTATAGCGGAAAATCAATTGACTGTCCCTGTTCAGAGGAGATATAGAACGCTTGCATCAACTCTGTGAGGTTCCGTCCATCTTGGATGGTAATCGTCATTGGTTCATCGCGAAGAATCGCGTTAATCCACTGTTGGATCGGTTCAGGTGGTGCCGCGGGTGCGTTGGCGATGTATTCTGCCTTCTCCTCATCAGAAAGCTTACGGGTTTCAAAATGCATCTCGCCGTGTCCTGCGGCAAACGAACCTTCCGTGCCGTAGATTTCCAGCAGATTCGGACCGGAACGGTGCGTCCACGCAACATCAATCACACCGAGTGCTTTGTTTGCGAACTCAACGACTGAAACACTGTTGTCATCAATCGGAAAATTGCCAGTGAAGTTGTTAATCTTAGCGATAGCACTCTTCGGTTCCCCCATCAACCACCGGATAACATCAACACGGTGACACCCTAAGTCAAAGAGGGCACCGCCGCCTGCGCGTTCTGGATCTGCAAACCACGCGCTCGTTCCGCTAAACCAACTATCCAGTGCGGCGGAATGCGCAATCCGTCCCCTACCGAACGTTATATCACCAATCAGTCCGTCATCAATCGCCTTTTTCGCAAACAGGATTTCAGGGTTCGCCCGCGAAGGCAACGAAATCATGAACTTCACACCCGCTTTCTCGACGGCTTCGATAATCGGATCGCACTCTGCGACGGTAATTGCGAGTGCTTTCTCTGTAAAGATATGTTTTCCGGCTTCAGCGGCGGCAATCATCACACGCGGATGGTCGGACGTAATCGCGTCAACGGCGACTGCATCTACGTCGTCACGGCTGAGGACTTCATCAAGGTCGGTGTAGAACGGGACTTCGTATTGTTCTGCTGCTGCTCTTCCACCGTATTCCTCTTCGTCCCAGACGGCAACGAGTTCGGTTTCAGGGTTTTCGTTAATTTTTCGGGCATAACCACCGGCGTGGACATGCGCCATACTAATCTTTGCGACTCTAATCATTTTTTTAATTTTCCTTGCGGTTCGATCAGAGCGGATTTAGAATTTGAAGTGCCATTCCGTAGATCCGCCCTCCATTTCATTACGGGCTATGTTTCGTTTTTCTAATAGGACTTACGCAATCCCGTGATTTTGCTTAACTATCAATCCGGGTATCTCTAAAAAATGTGGAAGATGCGTCAATAGTTAAAGCCCTAAAAACAGTTAACTTCTTGATTTATATGATTCTTCCAACCGAAGAGCGGGTTGCGAGATGGTTCCAACCACGAAGCACCAATTTGACATTGGTGTGGCGGTTTTCGGATTCGATTTCATCATCGCCGGCAAGCATTTGAACGAGAACACTCTTTCGCGTTTGGTTTGAGCGGTTCGGCATCGAGCCGTGTAAGGTAAAGTAACTAAAGAAAAGCACGTCTCCTGGTTCCGCTTCTAATATGGTTGCATTCTCAATCGGATATTGCTCGGTTACCTCAGCATTCGCACCGCTCCCCATCATGCCATCGGTGCGCCCCAATTCCTTGTGAGAACCCGGATAGACGCGGACACACCCCATTTCATCAGTGGCTTCTGAGACGTAGATCATAGCAGCCATCATGGTGTCTTTGACGGAGGGGAAGTACTGCCAATCTTGGTGCATCGGGAAAGGAGCCCCTTGTTCCGGTGGTTTGCAAAAGAGTTTGGAATGGTGGAGCATAATATTCGGTCCGAGGATGGCTTCGGTCACATCAAGAAACTTCTCTTGCAAGAATGCCTGCATCCAGACCCCAGAGAAACTTTGAATATTGTGGGTATGGATGATCACAGATTCACCACCATCAAGCGCATCCATCAATCTGCCACCCCAGCGTGCATTGACGTTCTCATCACTTTTGAGGAGTTGATCGACGACCCGATCGAAGTCGTTTTCCATCGCAGTGATTTCTTCAGACGAATAGACACCTTTGGCGAAGTAGTATCCGTTTTCGTGAAAGAATTTTCCGATATCTGACATTATGTTTTTGTAACCTCCAGATTTTTAATTTTACCTTGCGGCGTAGAAAAGTGATATGAAAATTGAAGGTTTTCACTTAAGAGTCGCCTGCGTGTTTTTGCAAACGCTTACGGACGGGCGAGCATCTGCCACTTCGTTGCAGATGCTCGCCCGTCCGAAAAAATCCAATGCGAAGAAAGTATTTCTGCGTATTGTTGCAGGCTACTCATTATAGGTTGTCCTGCAGGTTTCCTCTATAGGGAACCTACGCCTACGCGAAAAGCCCATTCAACCAACTTAAGGTTGGACCTTCTATGCTATCATTTTCTGTAACTTCCTTTTGCAACCTGCTAAATGTGTTGAAGACAGCGAATTGGCCGTTGTCCAAGATTCCGACGCGATTTTCGACGTGCAAGTCAGAACCACACAATCGACGGACATCCTCAAGACGATTGGTAGCAATTACGACAGTTTTGTCCATCGCTTGGAGTTCATTGAGAAGCTCAGTCATCTCGACCTGTCCACCCGGATCAAGCGGTGCAAGGGGCTCATCAAGCAACCATAAATACGGTTCGTGCAGAAAGGTTTTGGCGAATAAAAGTCGATGTCGTTCCCCTGTTGATAGAATACCAATTTTGACCGCACGGAGGTGCTGAATGTCCATTAATTCAAGCACTGCATCGATTGCTCCCACGCGCTCCCGCTTCTCTAATTTGTATGCAGCGGCGAAAAAATTGAGGTAATTTACGACAGACAATTCAGGATACCCTTCAAAGGCGACGGGGATATACCCGATGCTTGGACGCACCTGTTTCAGGTTCTCAAATGCATTAACGCCATCAATAGAGACAGTCCCCGATGTCGGTTCGACTAAGGTCGCCAATATATTAAGTAAGAGCGTTTTACCTGAACCATTCTTACCGAGTAGGACGAGGCACTCTCCGGCTGCCACCTGAAACGTGAGTTCCGTCAAAATGGGTTTTTTGTCAAAGGATTTGGACAGATTTTGGACATCCAACACTTCCTCTCTCCCATGATTCGCTCTCATTCTTGGAAGAAAGACCGGAAGATTGGAAGGATGGGATCCTTATCCTTCCCCCCTTTCATCCATCCATCCCAATGCCTTTCATCCTTCAATATATGTTTTGTGTGTAAGTCCAGTTCCATTAACTCAGATCGACCTTGACGGGTGTGCCGAGTTCAGCGGATTGCCATGCGGCTTCGGTCAATTGGATGACCCGCAAACCATTCTCAACACCGATCGGGTTCTCTGTGCGTTCACCCCGGATGAGTTCAATAAAGGCGACATCTTTGTTAGCTTGTTCTGGCATTTCAGATGTATCAACGAGTTCTGATGTGCCATCCCTTTCTTGACGATAGAGTTGCCCCTCTCGGAGATGGAGCGCGCCCTCCTCCAACCAGAGGGAAAAAGCTTCTCGAACGCCGCCATACGCATGTCCGACAATGCTGATATTGCACAATGCGCCAGTATCAAATTTAATGGACATCGCCGTGAGCACGTCCACCTCAATATCCAAGTTATCTATCATTGCGAAGACAGTGTCGGGACTCGCTTCCAATACCCAAAGGAGAATATCAATCAGATGGCTTCCTGAGTCGTTGAGTTGTCCACCACCGCCGAGGAACGGGTCTTGTCGCCATTTTCCCTGCTGATTCCGATACCAATTCTCGCCCCCGAGCTCACCACTCTGGACGACTTGGCGACAGTATTGATAGGTGGGGCTCAAATGCCGTTGGTACCCTATCATCAGGTGTAAACCGGTCTCTTCCACCTTCGTAATCACCTGCTTGGCATGATCCACCGTGCAAACCATCGGTTTCTCGGTATGGACGTGGCAGCCTCTATCAAGTGCATCCATGATATGCTGGAAATGGAGACCGTGCGGGGAACTAATGACGACGGCATCCGGTTTGACGGCATCTAACATCTCAACGTGGTCGGTGTAAGTGGGAAGCGACTCGTCCAAACCGACAGTCTCTTTGAATGCCTCAAGCGACGCTTCACTTGGATCTGCGAGGGCGACAATCTCTACACCTTCAACACTTGAGACACTGCGTCCGTGCCCACGTGCGTTGCCACCACATCCGATGAATGCAAAGTTTAATTTCTGTTTTGACATACCTGCTCCTGTTTCGTTGTCTGTTAATCTGACCCTTGTTGTTCTAACCACGCGATAACTCTTTCGCAGTGCGGAGCATATCGGACTCTCCATGGAAAATAGAAT
This genomic interval from Candidatus Poribacteria bacterium contains the following:
- a CDS encoding phytanoyl-CoA dioxygenase family protein; this encodes MSDIGKFFHENGYYFAKGVYSSEEITAMENDFDRVVDQLLKSDENVNARWGGRLMDALDGGESVIIHTHNIQSFSGVWMQAFLQEKFLDVTEAILGPNIMLHHSKLFCKPPEQGAPFPMHQDWQYFPSVKDTMMAAMIYVSEATDEMGCVRVYPGSHKELGRTDGMMGSGANAEVTEQYPIENATILEAEPGDVLFFSYFTLHGSMPNRSNQTRKSVLVQMLAGDDEIESENRHTNVKLVLRGWNHLATRSSVGRII
- a CDS encoding Gfo/Idh/MocA family oxidoreductase produces the protein MIRVAKISMAHVHAGGYARKINENPETELVAVWDEEEYGGRAAAEQYEVPFYTDLDEVLSRDDVDAVAVDAITSDHPRVMIAAAEAGKHIFTEKALAITVAECDPIIEAVEKAGVKFMISLPSRANPEILFAKKAIDDGLIGDITFGRGRIAHSAALDSWFSGTSAWFADPERAGGGALFDLGCHRVDVIRWLMGEPKSAIAKINNFTGNFPIDDNSVSVVEFANKALGVIDVAWTHRSGPNLLEIYGTEGSFAAGHGEMHFETRKLSDEEKAEYIANAPAAPPEPIQQWINAILRDEPMTITIQDGRNLTELMQAFYISSEQGQSIDFPL
- a CDS encoding ABC transporter ATP-binding protein; its protein translation is MRANHGREEVLDVQNLSKSFDKKPILTELTFQVAAGECLVLLGKNGSGKTLLLNILATLVEPTSGTVSIDGVNAFENLKQVRPSIGYIPVAFEGYPELSVVNYLNFFAAAYKLEKRERVGAIDAVLELMDIQHLRAVKIGILSTGERHRLLFAKTFLHEPYLWLLDEPLAPLDPGGQVEMTELLNELQAMDKTVVIATNRLEDVRRLCGSDLHVENRVGILDNGQFAVFNTFSRLQKEVTENDSIEGPTLSWLNGLFA
- a CDS encoding Gfo/Idh/MocA family oxidoreductase is translated as MSKQKLNFAFIGCGGNARGHGRSVSSVEGVEIVALADPSEASLEAFKETVGLDESLPTYTDHVEMLDAVKPDAVVISSPHGLHFQHIMDALDRGCHVHTEKPMVCTVDHAKQVITKVEETGLHLMIGYQRHLSPTYQYCRQVVQSGELGGENWYRNQQGKWRQDPFLGGGGQLNDSGSHLIDILLWVLEASPDTVFAMIDNLDIEVDVLTAMSIKFDTGALCNISIVGHAYGGVREAFSLWLEEGALHLREGQLYRQERDGTSELVDTSEMPEQANKDVAFIELIRGERTENPIGVENGLRVIQLTEAAWQSAELGTPVKVDLS
- a CDS encoding CehA/McbA family metallohydrolase, with translation MQDYQPISLSKLCNVDAEIIGANTVPTVGQQTFHGLPFNISEGEKCFLGFGEGVNTDPIQVPVGANPKCVIFVHRLLESRIPEGEPIGRLIANYVFRYTDGETVSIPIRERFEIGSVPQGWGQQTFLAIPDRQESLSPRHEGPWGSAGNRQTEVSQGTPRDYYLWIWKNPRDGVEIASIEIQPQERRFIVAAITLGYLDENPIPRRPRREVKITLPQSQDADKPFDMEVNVDRGVATYPYPLPENAPDAFIDDDFKGWGESQNNKSSPAYVEVSATPSASVEVKNQGETLGTVNWGEVEEKGVVQPNERVKVEVIDSGRNWVHTTVIDEDTNRPVPCRVHFRSPHGVPYAPHGHHAHVNSNMGTWHVDVGGDVRLGQISYAYIDGTCQGWLPRGEVIVDVARGFEYTPLRTTVNIKPGQRELTLRLKRWCNMNAERYFSGDTHVHFLSTQGAHTEAQGEDLGVVNLLLSQWGHLFTNTEEFIGRPTTSADGRSIVYATQENRQHLLGHLTLLGLKEQVAPWCSDGPGEAELGGNMEVTLSHWADACHAQGGTVVLPHIPNPNCEPATLIATGRVDAVEYLTNAMYGHLEYYRYLNCGYKLPLVGGTDKMSSDVPVGVYRTYVHIPDNEEFNYDNWCKYMSAGNTFLSGGPMIRLTVDGQPIGSTINLPGNGGTVEVEASADSIFPIHTLQIIQAGHVVASTEDKDGKAHLRLKANLKVDKHSWIAARCGGPNYAQAVPHHDGWGRGIIAHTSPVYIAVGGEWWMFDPETANYMLTLIEGGLSYIQHTARHHEHGTVTHHHGEDDHLEFLSRPFQEAREAIHRRMHQLGIPH